A single Tenacibaculum sp. 190524A02b DNA region contains:
- a CDS encoding LUD domain-containing protein, with amino-acid sequence MNFFKKLFKSYSTESSKEEINQQPVNLSLDDLFVHNFINKGGKFLYCTSFNEVIINLENIVKENDWKDISCTDFDLLKITQQISINTQKKANKLVPFFTTCEHLIANKGDILFSSNQLGSQKISELSENFIVYATTSQLVKNTSEGLTGIKTHFSGNIPTNISSVTNYTIQKNSDDFLNYGNSNSKNLYLLLFEDL; translated from the coding sequence ATGAATTTTTTTAAAAAGTTATTTAAATCTTATAGTACTGAATCATCTAAAGAAGAAATTAACCAACAACCAGTTAATTTATCTTTAGATGATTTGTTTGTACATAATTTCATTAATAAAGGTGGTAAGTTTTTATATTGCACTAGTTTTAATGAAGTTATTATAAACTTAGAAAATATAGTAAAGGAAAATGATTGGAAAGATATATCATGTACAGATTTTGACTTATTAAAAATCACACAACAAATCTCAATAAATACGCAAAAGAAAGCTAATAAACTTGTACCCTTTTTTACTACGTGTGAGCATTTGATTGCTAACAAAGGAGATATTTTATTTTCTTCAAATCAATTGGGTAGTCAAAAAATTTCTGAATTATCTGAGAATTTTATAGTCTATGCCACCACTAGTCAACTTGTTAAAAATACAAGCGAAGGTTTAACAGGAATAAAAACGCATTTCAGCGGTAATATTCCTACAAATATTAGCTCAGTAACCAATTACACAATACAAAAGAATAGTGATGATTTTTTAAATTACGGTAATAGTAATTCTAAAAACCTTTACTTATTACTTTTTGAAGACCTTTAA
- a CDS encoding Crp/Fnr family transcriptional regulator encodes MLENFIKNIKITEEELINELQKNATITHHKKGDFIIKNQQYIKVLKIVLQGKVRVYQENDSREILIYYLTAMETCTLSLSACFEDCKSTVNALVEEDCTLLNIPVRFVKDWNFKYKSWNNFTAKTFRDSYIHLINQYANLAFQPLKDRLFDYIVSKAKNNILKKSHQELARELGTRREVVSRLLKTLEKDKKIHLGQKQIEIVLK; translated from the coding sequence ATGTTAGAAAATTTTATAAAAAACATTAAAATAACTGAAGAAGAGTTAATAAATGAACTTCAAAAAAATGCGACTATAACGCATCATAAGAAAGGAGATTTTATTATTAAAAATCAACAATATATAAAAGTTTTAAAAATAGTTTTACAAGGTAAAGTAAGAGTTTACCAAGAAAATGATAGTAGAGAAATTCTAATATATTACCTCACTGCGATGGAAACCTGTACATTGTCTTTATCAGCTTGTTTTGAAGACTGTAAAAGCACAGTGAATGCTCTTGTAGAGGAAGATTGTACACTACTTAACATTCCTGTTAGATTTGTGAAAGATTGGAACTTTAAATATAAATCTTGGAATAATTTTACTGCCAAAACCTTTAGGGATAGTTATATACACCTAATTAATCAATATGCAAACTTGGCATTTCAACCACTTAAAGATAGATTGTTTGATTATATTGTTTCTAAAGCTAAAAATAACATTCTAAAAAAATCACACCAAGAGCTAGCCAGAGAATTAGGTACAAGAAGAGAGGTGGTATCTAGACTTTTAAAGACTTTAGAAAAAGATAAAAAAATTCATTTAGGTCAAAAACAAATAGAAATAGTATTGAAATAA
- a CDS encoding YceI family protein produces the protein MKKIIVPLFICFIALQLTSCKKEAKKEATETNVEEVKEVEKQAPFSLKNAENAINWTAYKTTEKVPVKGQFQKVEITKGGDGATAKEAINNAEFSVPVSSIFTKDTSRDFKIKKFFFGIMDKTELLSGKLVLENDSIGYSDITMNGVTKKLPFTYSIKDKVFNMNSTMKITDWKAEKALASLNEACKELHKGADGVSKTWDEVAIQITSTFK, from the coding sequence ATGAAAAAAATAATTGTTCCTTTATTTATTTGCTTTATAGCACTACAACTAACTTCTTGTAAAAAAGAAGCAAAAAAGGAAGCTACTGAAACAAACGTAGAAGAGGTTAAAGAAGTAGAAAAACAAGCTCCTTTCTCTTTAAAGAATGCTGAAAATGCAATTAACTGGACAGCTTATAAGACTACTGAAAAAGTTCCTGTAAAAGGACAATTCCAAAAAGTAGAGATTACTAAAGGTGGTGACGGTGCTACTGCAAAAGAAGCTATTAACAATGCTGAATTCTCTGTACCTGTAAGTAGCATTTTTACTAAAGATACTAGTAGAGATTTTAAAATCAAGAAGTTCTTTTTTGGTATTATGGATAAAACGGAATTACTTTCTGGAAAATTAGTTCTAGAAAATGATTCTATTGGTTATTCTGACATTACTATGAATGGCGTTACTAAAAAACTTCCTTTTACTTATTCTATAAAAGATAAGGTTTTTAACATGAATTCCACTATGAAAATCACTGACTGGAAAGCTGAAAAAGCTTTAGCTTCTTTAAACGAAGCTTGTAAAGAATTACACAAAGGTGCTGATGGTGTATCTAAAACTTGGGATGAAGTTGCCATTCAAATCACTTCAACTTTTAAATAA
- a CDS encoding amidohydrolase family protein, whose amino-acid sequence MKKRKLRINGHSHLLPYPEEIPQFMKDKGIFWVDKDRKFMLQKDWSRPVTDSSFFLDEKLAWMEHFKIDHAVVLNLSQLYGNGLRLEEMKQALRFQNDFNAKVQHEHPSKFTCGFVVHPGFVRGACWEIERCVEELGMRLLCLPTHYMDTIGTWRCIFDEENEPIFELADKYNLAVEVHPYDGEKFIKLQNTSWRFHLIWMLAQCADAYHFLTLNGYYEKYPNMRVCFAHGGQLAQMNLGRRIQGFDGRSDLFEGKIHPRKAVGHKNIFFDTLVHDTGSLDLLIKNQGSKQVLIGLDDPYPLGEMESDKQSSYPGKILDLAIKRDIITEVERDEMWEDNVLQWLFGDDDNAKKELVNSILA is encoded by the coding sequence ATGAAAAAACGGAAACTACGCATTAACGGACATTCACATTTGTTACCTTATCCAGAGGAAATTCCACAGTTTATGAAAGACAAAGGAATTTTTTGGGTAGATAAGGATAGAAAATTTATGTTGCAAAAAGATTGGAGTCGTCCAGTAACGGATTCTAGTTTCTTTTTAGATGAAAAACTAGCTTGGATGGAACATTTTAAAATAGACCATGCAGTAGTTTTAAACCTTTCTCAGCTATATGGAAATGGTTTACGTTTAGAAGAAATGAAACAAGCTTTACGTTTTCAAAACGATTTTAATGCCAAAGTACAACATGAGCACCCGTCTAAGTTTACTTGTGGGTTTGTTGTGCATCCAGGATTTGTTAGAGGAGCATGTTGGGAAATAGAGCGATGTGTAGAAGAATTAGGAATGCGATTGTTGTGTTTACCAACACACTACATGGATACTATAGGAACATGGCGTTGTATTTTTGATGAAGAAAATGAGCCTATTTTTGAGTTAGCAGATAAATATAATTTAGCGGTTGAGGTACATCCATATGATGGAGAAAAATTTATAAAACTTCAAAACACCTCATGGCGCTTTCATTTGATATGGATGTTAGCGCAGTGTGCAGATGCTTATCATTTTTTAACCTTAAATGGATATTACGAAAAATATCCAAACATGCGTGTTTGTTTTGCACACGGAGGGCAATTAGCGCAAATGAATTTAGGAAGAAGAATCCAAGGATTTGATGGACGTTCAGATTTATTTGAAGGAAAAATTCATCCTAGAAAAGCAGTAGGACATAAAAATATTTTCTTTGATACCTTGGTGCATGATACTGGTTCATTAGATCTTTTAATTAAAAATCAAGGGTCAAAACAAGTATTAATTGGGTTGGATGACCCATATCCATTAGGAGAAATGGAAAGTGATAAACAGTCATCTTATCCTGGTAAAATATTAGATTTGGCTATAAAAAGAGATATTATAACTGAGGTTGAGCGAGATGAAATGTGGGAAGACAATGTACTACAATGGTTGTTTGGTGATGACGATAATGCTAAAAAAGAACTAGTAAATAGTATTTTAGCATAA
- a CDS encoding acyl-CoA-binding protein: MTRDLDSQFKEAYRIASNMEERLPPDIMLRLYAYYKQAVKGDQFPLNSNTKGLRNAFKFNAWVQLKGMSSEDAKKEYINLVNTIIKQHS, from the coding sequence ATGACCCGTGATTTAGATTCACAATTTAAAGAAGCTTATAGAATAGCTTCTAACATGGAAGAAAGGTTACCTCCAGACATTATGCTTAGACTTTATGCCTATTATAAGCAAGCTGTTAAAGGAGACCAGTTTCCATTGAATTCTAATACTAAAGGTTTGAGAAATGCGTTTAAATTTAATGCTTGGGTTCAACTTAAAGGGATGAGCTCCGAGGATGCCAAAAAAGAATATATTAACTTAGTAAATACTATTATAAAACAACACTCATGA
- a CDS encoding zinc-dependent metalloprotease, producing the protein MQKKLIFFIMVVSMMKGFSQTNHWKKLAKSPSKGINLKRAKNLPDKILFQLDFEQFKKSLKQSARERSKAKSSNLIMQFPNAQGKMETFKIAENAVLSPDLSAKFPGIKSYIGIAVNNSSSVIHFSISPKGLNAMRLSVGTNDVFIEPYGNKETYSVFTRAQKEEEKPNFKCNTKAVSHKKGQKRSKNSARNADDGILRTYDIAVVASDEYYAHHTAGERGTAAQLEAIVVGAINTSLTRVNGIYERDFAIHLNLTFTRVFTNSRLNPDPFSFNDDPNTVRSLRELTSIFENARVNGARIQYDFGHLFGAGDDSGFAPGEVCNGANVNNIDHKSKAFTLGVNPEGDVFDVDFLAHEIGHQFGANHTWTSRRNERTGVQMEPGSGSTIMGYAGLEGARNVQLNSDPYFHAASIEQVTNFIGGTACDVETRTRNNTPQADAGNNFVIPRGTAFVLEGEGQDRDANDRLTYTWEQMDSGDNTSTVPSVNRNVGPAFRSFAPSISNKRYFPRLSTVKQGNTSWRWEAVPNVSRTMNFRFTVRDNRAGGGANNSDNMTVRTVATAGPFVVTAPNATGIQWEVGSQETVRWNVAGTTRNGINARTVDIFLMVDETEIDDENNDGIDDDGQSFDLISLASNVTNDGSHTITVPDNVGTGNRIMVKGHNNIFFDLSNEDFEIIEGNNAACTNVNFSLTLDEFPNETSWSIINTGTGAEIESVASFRSADQSTTKVTELCLENGSYRLTINDSIGDGICCSFGNGSYTLSVNGVSQAQGGNFARQEVVNFVIGNNAAKTGKVKEAVITDAEKETKVKLYPNPLTGDELKIIATKKASYYVIHDVTGRLVKQGNVNNKRINLASLSTGTYLITLDFNGEKEVQRLLVN; encoded by the coding sequence ATGCAAAAAAAACTAATTTTTTTCATCATGGTTGTTTCTATGATGAAAGGTTTTTCACAAACTAACCATTGGAAAAAACTTGCGAAGTCCCCATCGAAAGGTATTAATTTAAAAAGAGCAAAAAATCTACCAGACAAAATATTGTTTCAACTAGACTTTGAACAATTTAAGAAATCTCTAAAACAATCTGCTAGAGAAAGGTCAAAAGCAAAGTCATCAAATTTAATAATGCAGTTTCCTAATGCTCAAGGAAAAATGGAAACTTTTAAAATAGCTGAAAACGCTGTGTTAAGTCCAGATTTATCTGCAAAATTCCCAGGCATAAAATCTTACATAGGAATTGCTGTCAATAATTCAAGTTCAGTAATTCACTTCAGTATTTCTCCAAAAGGATTAAATGCGATGAGATTATCTGTTGGAACGAATGATGTTTTTATAGAACCATATGGAAATAAAGAAACGTATTCGGTTTTTACAAGAGCTCAAAAAGAAGAAGAAAAACCAAACTTCAAATGTAATACAAAAGCTGTAAGTCATAAAAAAGGGCAAAAGCGTAGTAAAAATTCAGCTAGAAATGCGGATGATGGAATATTAAGAACTTATGATATTGCAGTAGTAGCTTCTGATGAGTACTATGCCCACCATACTGCTGGAGAAAGAGGAACTGCAGCGCAATTAGAAGCTATAGTTGTTGGAGCTATTAATACCTCATTAACTCGTGTAAATGGAATTTATGAAAGAGATTTTGCAATTCATTTAAACTTAACATTTACAAGAGTTTTTACTAATAGCCGCTTAAATCCAGATCCTTTTAGTTTTAACGACGATCCAAATACAGTAAGAAGTTTAAGAGAGTTAACTTCTATTTTTGAAAATGCTAGGGTTAATGGTGCTCGAATCCAATATGATTTTGGTCATTTATTTGGAGCAGGAGATGATTCAGGTTTTGCACCAGGAGAAGTTTGTAATGGAGCTAATGTTAATAATATTGATCATAAATCTAAAGCATTTACATTGGGAGTTAATCCAGAAGGAGATGTTTTTGATGTTGATTTCTTAGCACATGAAATAGGACATCAATTTGGAGCTAATCATACTTGGACATCTAGAAGAAATGAGAGAACAGGAGTACAAATGGAACCAGGAAGTGGTTCAACTATTATGGGATATGCAGGTTTAGAAGGGGCAAGAAATGTTCAGTTGAATTCTGATCCTTATTTTCATGCAGCATCAATTGAGCAAGTAACAAATTTTATAGGCGGTACTGCTTGTGATGTAGAAACTAGAACAAGAAATAATACACCACAAGCTGATGCTGGAAATAATTTTGTAATTCCAAGAGGAACCGCTTTTGTTTTAGAAGGAGAAGGACAAGACAGAGATGCAAATGATAGATTAACGTATACTTGGGAGCAAATGGATAGTGGAGATAATACATCTACAGTTCCAAGTGTAAATAGAAATGTAGGACCAGCTTTTCGTTCTTTTGCACCATCAATCTCAAACAAAAGATATTTTCCAAGATTAAGTACTGTTAAGCAAGGAAATACTTCATGGAGATGGGAAGCTGTACCTAATGTATCACGTACAATGAATTTTAGATTCACAGTAAGAGATAATAGAGCAGGTGGAGGAGCTAATAATAGTGATAATATGACGGTAAGAACTGTAGCCACAGCAGGCCCATTTGTAGTAACAGCACCTAATGCTACTGGTATTCAGTGGGAAGTAGGAAGTCAAGAGACTGTTAGGTGGAATGTGGCAGGAACTACAAGAAACGGAATTAATGCTAGGACAGTAGACATATTTTTGATGGTTGATGAAACTGAAATTGATGATGAAAATAATGATGGAATTGATGATGATGGACAGAGTTTTGACTTAATTTCATTAGCTAGTAACGTTACTAATGATGGATCACATACAATTACAGTACCTGATAATGTTGGAACAGGAAATAGAATTATGGTAAAAGGACATAATAACATATTCTTTGATTTATCAAATGAAGATTTTGAAATTATAGAAGGTAATAATGCTGCTTGTACTAATGTAAATTTCTCTTTAACATTAGATGAATTTCCTAATGAAACAAGTTGGAGTATTATAAATACAGGTACAGGAGCAGAGATAGAATCTGTTGCATCGTTTAGATCAGCAGATCAAAGTACAACTAAAGTAACTGAACTTTGTTTAGAAAATGGAAGTTATAGACTTACAATTAATGATAGTATTGGAGACGGAATATGTTGTAGTTTTGGAAATGGGTCGTATACATTATCAGTGAATGGCGTTTCACAAGCACAAGGAGGAAATTTTGCTCGCCAAGAAGTTGTGAATTTTGTAATAGGTAATAATGCTGCCAAAACAGGTAAGGTTAAAGAGGCGGTTATAACAGATGCTGAAAAAGAAACTAAAGTTAAACTATATCCAAATCCATTAACAGGTGATGAACTAAAAATTATAGCAACTAAAAAAGCCTCTTACTATGTTATTCATGATGTTACAGGAAGGTTAGTAAAACAAGGAAATGTAAATAATAAACGAATTAACTTAGCATCACTGTCAACAGGTACTTATTTAATTACATTAGATTTTAATGGTGAAAAAGAAGTACAACGTTTACTAGTGAATTAA
- a CDS encoding class I SAM-dependent methyltransferase: protein MKSNEHYFETNKETWNKKVAVHAKSSMYDLEAFKKGKSSLNKYELEALPNVEGKSLLHLQCHFGQDTLSWSRMGAKCTGIDLSNEGIKLAKELNLELGLDAEFVCCNVYDVETYVHETFDIVFTSYGTIGWLPDLKPWAKMIAAKLKSGGTFFMAEFHPIVWMFDYLENESVLKYGYNQKEVIYEEYSGTYANNEAEIMSKEYGWNHGLGDVITALTSEGLQIEYLKEYDESPYDVLPNLEATKEGMYVTKEKLYPLIFTLKVTKP, encoded by the coding sequence ATGAAATCTAACGAACATTATTTTGAAACCAATAAGGAAACTTGGAATAAAAAAGTAGCAGTGCATGCTAAAAGTAGTATGTATGATTTAGAAGCTTTTAAAAAAGGAAAAAGTTCATTAAATAAATACGAATTAGAAGCGCTACCAAATGTTGAAGGAAAATCTTTACTGCATTTGCAATGTCATTTTGGGCAAGACACTTTAAGTTGGAGTAGAATGGGAGCTAAATGTACTGGAATTGATTTATCTAATGAAGGAATAAAGTTAGCGAAAGAATTAAACCTAGAGTTGGGTTTAGATGCTGAATTTGTTTGCTGCAATGTTTACGATGTAGAAACCTATGTACATGAAACATTTGATATTGTTTTTACTAGTTACGGAACTATTGGTTGGTTACCAGATTTAAAACCATGGGCAAAAATGATAGCCGCTAAGTTAAAAAGTGGAGGAACGTTTTTTATGGCAGAATTTCACCCTATAGTTTGGATGTTTGATTATTTAGAAAACGAGTCAGTTTTAAAATATGGATACAATCAAAAAGAAGTGATTTACGAAGAGTACTCAGGAACGTATGCAAATAATGAAGCAGAAATTATGAGTAAAGAATATGGTTGGAATCACGGATTAGGAGATGTTATTACTGCATTAACTTCAGAAGGTTTACAGATAGAATATTTAAAAGAGTATGATGAAAGTCCATATGATGTATTACCTAATTTAGAAGCCACCAAAGAAGGAATGTATGTAACTAAAGAGAAGTTATATCCATTAATATTTACATTAAAAGTAACAAAGCCTTAG
- a CDS encoding peptide MFS transporter yields MKNHTATSDVLGHPKGLLYLFFAELWERFSFYGMRALLVLYMTKHLLFSDQMSFGIYAAYMSLVYVTPMIGGMLADKIIGFRKAIMLGGILMALGHFFLTFEQPIFFYSSLSLIIIGNGFFKPNISSLVGKLYKEGDNRRDAGFTIFYMGVNIGGAIAPLLCAWLAELYGWHYGFVLAGIGMLIGLLVFKDGLRKNVFEEHGLISNKTLFYKKKLGITIGNLVTVGAFLAVPIFALIVRFHEFEHYLVWLVSIFLIVYLFNILKSVTLKERKQLIVAIYFTVLYTLFSAIFEQAGSSLTLFADRNVNLIGVNAAQTNSLNSGFIILLAIPFSILWTYLSRINKNPNSVIKFGLGLFFLGLGFVIFGLSGYQVDELGKTPMFYLIIGTLIYTIGELCLSPIGLSKMTELSPIKYIAFIMGVWFSANFYGHFFAGKIAKLTTVSSGDLGVFSQGILGNITELITGLSSEIVLTQKPIFHQLYSYVSVYAGFGILTILISVLVLLFSPFIKRMMGNIH; encoded by the coding sequence ATGAAAAATCATACAGCTACAAGTGATGTTTTAGGACATCCAAAAGGATTGTTATATTTATTTTTTGCAGAATTATGGGAGCGTTTTTCTTTTTATGGAATGAGAGCTTTACTGGTTTTGTACATGACTAAACATTTATTGTTTTCAGACCAAATGTCGTTTGGAATATATGCAGCTTATATGTCGTTAGTATATGTTACTCCAATGATCGGAGGAATGCTTGCAGATAAAATAATAGGGTTTAGAAAAGCCATTATGTTAGGTGGTATTTTAATGGCATTAGGTCACTTTTTTTTAACATTTGAGCAACCAATATTCTTTTACAGTTCATTATCGTTAATAATTATAGGAAATGGTTTTTTTAAACCTAATATTTCATCCTTAGTAGGAAAGTTATACAAGGAAGGAGATAATAGGAGGGATGCAGGTTTTACTATATTTTACATGGGCGTAAACATTGGAGGCGCTATTGCTCCTTTATTATGTGCTTGGTTGGCAGAGTTATATGGTTGGCATTATGGGTTTGTGTTAGCAGGAATTGGAATGCTTATTGGTTTATTAGTATTTAAAGATGGATTGAGAAAAAATGTTTTTGAAGAACATGGATTAATATCTAATAAAACACTTTTTTATAAAAAAAAGCTAGGGATAACTATTGGAAACTTGGTAACTGTAGGTGCATTTTTAGCTGTACCAATATTTGCACTAATTGTCAGATTTCATGAATTTGAACATTATTTAGTTTGGCTAGTATCCATTTTTTTAATCGTTTATTTATTTAATATTTTAAAAAGTGTAACATTAAAAGAAAGAAAACAACTAATTGTAGCCATATACTTTACAGTATTATATACACTTTTTTCAGCCATTTTTGAACAAGCAGGAAGCTCTTTAACACTATTTGCAGATAGAAATGTAAATCTCATAGGAGTAAATGCAGCTCAAACCAATAGTTTAAACTCAGGATTTATTATTTTATTAGCTATTCCATTTTCTATTTTATGGACTTATTTAAGTAGAATAAATAAAAACCCAAACTCAGTAATAAAGTTTGGGCTAGGTTTATTTTTTTTAGGGTTAGGATTTGTTATTTTCGGGTTGTCAGGTTATCAAGTAGATGAACTAGGAAAAACGCCTATGTTTTATCTAATAATAGGTACGCTAATTTATACTATTGGAGAATTATGTTTGTCTCCAATAGGGCTCTCTAAAATGACAGAATTATCACCAATAAAATACATTGCCTTTATTATGGGAGTTTGGTTTTCTGCTAATTTCTATGGGCATTTTTTTGCAGGTAAAATAGCGAAGTTAACCACAGTTTCTAGTGGAGATTTAGGAGTTTTTTCTCAAGGGATTTTAGGTAATATAACAGAACTAATAACGGGTTTATCTAGTGAAATAGTTTTAACACAAAAACCTATTTTTCATCAATTGTATTCTTACGTGTCAGTATATGCAGGTTTTGGAATTTTAACCATTTTAATAAGTGTATTGGTCTTGTTATTTTCACCTTTTATTAAAAGAATGATGGGAAATATTCATTAA
- a CDS encoding phosphatidate cytidylyltransferase, producing MQNLLTRSISALVYAIIFISAILYSVDSYSILIALFAIICLWEFTKLIQFKNFIPYLLLPLIISYLKWYVSERINLFILIATLLSSIQLLYNLYKHKADKPQNFMDKLDLCIRYVILPFTYLMILPIIENTYQPYIIIYIVILIWTNDSFAYLVGKNFGKTKLFEKVSPKKTIEGFIGGLVFSLIIGVLIGYISATFSILNWIIIALIVSIFGTLGDLIESKFKRQANVKDSGTIMPGHGGLLDRLDSLYFLAPFVYLYIHFLL from the coding sequence ATGCAAAATCTACTAACAAGAAGTATTTCTGCACTAGTTTATGCAATAATTTTTATCTCAGCAATATTATACTCTGTTGATTCTTATTCTATTTTAATAGCTTTATTCGCTATTATTTGTTTATGGGAGTTTACTAAGTTAATCCAATTTAAAAACTTTATCCCATATTTATTATTACCACTAATAATTAGCTATTTAAAATGGTATGTATCTGAAAGAATAAACTTATTTATTCTTATTGCTACTCTTTTATCTTCCATTCAATTATTATACAATTTATATAAGCACAAAGCTGATAAGCCACAAAATTTCATGGATAAGTTGGATTTATGTATTCGATATGTTATTCTACCTTTTACTTATTTAATGATTTTACCAATTATTGAAAATACTTATCAGCCTTATATTATTATTTATATTGTTATTTTAATATGGACCAATGATAGTTTTGCCTATTTAGTAGGTAAAAATTTTGGTAAAACAAAACTATTTGAGAAAGTTTCACCTAAAAAAACAATTGAAGGATTTATAGGTGGGTTGGTTTTTTCCTTAATTATTGGAGTATTAATTGGCTATATCTCTGCTACATTCTCTATTTTAAACTGGATTATTATAGCTTTAATTGTTTCTATCTTTGGTACTTTAGGCGACTTAATTGAGTCAAAATTTAAAAGGCAAGCTAATGTAAAAGATAGTGGAACTATTATGCCTGGACATGGAGGTTTATTAGACAGACTTGATAGTCTTTACTTTCTAGCTCCTTTTGTATATTTGTACATACACTTTTTACTTTAA
- a CDS encoding 3-hydroxyanthranilate 3,4-dioxygenase, translated as MSKLVQPLNFKKWIDEHRHLLKPPVGNKQVWKEGEYIVMVVGGPNNRKDYHYNETPEFFYQVEGDMVLKIIDDKGEMIDVEINEGDIYLLPSKIPHSPQRKANTVGLVIEYPRSEGMMDALEWYCENCGNQLYREKFALDNIETDMPKIFDKYYSDKDKCTCNNCGTIMEAPK; from the coding sequence ATGAGCAAGTTAGTACAGCCTTTAAATTTTAAAAAATGGATAGATGAACATCGTCATTTATTAAAACCACCTGTAGGAAACAAACAAGTCTGGAAAGAAGGAGAATATATAGTAATGGTAGTTGGAGGACCTAACAATCGTAAAGATTACCATTATAATGAAACACCAGAATTTTTCTACCAAGTAGAAGGAGATATGGTTTTGAAAATTATAGATGATAAAGGAGAAATGATAGATGTAGAAATAAATGAAGGAGACATTTATTTGTTGCCATCGAAAATACCACATTCTCCACAAAGAAAAGCAAACACAGTTGGATTGGTAATTGAGTACCCACGTTCAGAAGGTATGATGGATGCCTTAGAGTGGTATTGTGAAAATTGCGGGAATCAGCTGTATAGAGAAAAATTTGCATTAGATAATATAGAAACAGATATGCCTAAAATATTTGATAAGTATTATTCAGACAAAGACAAATGTACTTGTAATAATTGTGGAACAATAATGGAAGCTCCTAAGTAA